A part of Streptomyces sp. NBC_01210 genomic DNA contains:
- a CDS encoding nitrite/sulfite reductase, whose protein sequence is MAASPEKPAPAAPRRKAGRHRGEGQWAVGHMTPLNANEQTKKDDDGLNVRTRIETIYAHRGFDSIDGADLRGRMRWWGLYTQRKPGIDGGKTAILEPEELDDKYFMLRVRIDGGRLTTEQLRVIGEISQEFARGTADITDRQNVQYHWIRIEDVPEIWNRLEAVGLSTTEACGDTPRTILGSPVAGVAENEIIDGSSAIDEIHRRFIGNPAYSNLPRKFKTAISGSPQLDVAHEINDIAFVGVNHPEHGPGFDLWVGGGLSTNPKLGVRLGAWVPLDEVPDVYGGVIGIFRDYGYRRLRTRARLKFLVADWGPEKFRQVLEDEYLKYQLVDGPAPEEPSETWRDHLGVYRQKDGRFYVGFAPRVGRVDGATLTKIAELAEAHGSGRLRTTTEQKMIVLDVAEDQVESLVSGLEALDLRVNASPFRRGTMACTGIEFCKLAIVETKARGASLIDELERRIPEFDHPITINLNGCPNACARIQVADIGLKGQLMLDKDGNQVEGFQVHLGGALGLEAGFGRKVRGLKVTSAELPDYVERVLKRFQAEREDGERFATWAARASEEALS, encoded by the coding sequence ATGGCCGCCTCCCCTGAAAAGCCCGCCCCCGCCGCGCCCCGCCGCAAGGCCGGACGTCACCGCGGCGAGGGTCAGTGGGCTGTTGGCCATATGACGCCGCTCAACGCCAATGAGCAGACGAAGAAGGACGACGACGGTCTCAATGTGCGGACACGCATTGAGACGATCTATGCCCACCGCGGCTTCGACTCGATCGACGGGGCCGACCTCCGCGGGCGTATGCGCTGGTGGGGGCTGTACACCCAGCGCAAGCCCGGCATCGACGGCGGCAAGACCGCGATCCTCGAGCCGGAGGAGCTGGACGACAAGTACTTCATGCTGCGCGTCCGTATCGACGGCGGCCGGCTGACCACCGAGCAGTTGCGGGTCATCGGCGAGATCTCGCAGGAGTTCGCGCGCGGCACCGCCGACATCACCGACCGGCAGAATGTGCAGTACCACTGGATCCGGATCGAGGACGTCCCGGAGATCTGGAATCGGCTTGAGGCCGTGGGACTGTCCACGACCGAGGCCTGCGGTGACACGCCCCGCACGATCCTCGGCTCGCCCGTGGCGGGCGTCGCCGAGAACGAGATCATCGACGGCTCCTCCGCCATCGACGAGATCCACCGCCGCTTCATCGGCAACCCCGCCTACTCGAACCTGCCGCGCAAGTTCAAGACGGCCATCTCCGGATCCCCGCAGCTCGATGTCGCGCACGAGATCAACGACATCGCCTTCGTGGGCGTCAACCACCCCGAGCACGGTCCCGGTTTCGACCTCTGGGTCGGCGGCGGGCTCTCCACCAACCCCAAGCTCGGAGTCCGCCTCGGCGCCTGGGTCCCGCTGGACGAGGTGCCGGACGTGTACGGCGGCGTCATCGGCATCTTCCGTGACTACGGCTACCGCCGGCTGCGCACTCGCGCGCGGCTGAAGTTCCTGGTCGCCGACTGGGGCCCGGAGAAATTCCGCCAGGTCCTGGAGGACGAGTACCTCAAGTACCAGCTTGTCGACGGTCCCGCGCCCGAGGAGCCGTCCGAGACCTGGCGTGACCACCTCGGCGTGTACCGGCAGAAGGACGGCCGCTTCTACGTCGGCTTCGCCCCGCGCGTGGGACGTGTCGACGGAGCGACCCTGACGAAGATCGCCGAGCTTGCCGAAGCGCACGGCTCGGGACGGCTCCGTACCACCACCGAGCAGAAGATGATCGTGCTCGATGTGGCCGAGGACCAGGTCGAGTCGCTCGTCTCCGGTCTCGAGGCGCTGGACCTGCGGGTCAACGCCTCCCCGTTCCGCCGGGGCACGATGGCCTGCACCGGTATCGAGTTCTGCAAGCTGGCGATCGTCGAGACCAAGGCGCGCGGCGCCTCGCTGATCGACGAACTCGAGCGCCGCATCCCCGAGTTCGACCACCCGATCACCATCAACCTCAACGGCTGCCCCAACGCCTGCGCCCGTATCCAGGTCGCCGACATCGGTCTCAAGGGCCAGCTGATGCTGGACAAGGACGGCAACCAGGTCGAGGGCTTCCAGGTGCACCTGGGCGGCGCGCTGGGCCTCGAGGCGGGCTTCGGCCGCAAGGTCCGCGGTCTGAAGGTCACCTCGGCCGAGCTGCCGGACTACGTCGAGCGCGTCCTCAAGCGCTTCCAGGCGGAGCGCGAGGACGGCGAGCGCTTCGCGACCTGGGCCGCGCGTGCGTCCGAGGAGGCCCTGTCATGA
- a CDS encoding putative leader peptide, translating into MSRAGTALVSRRHVDLGRMSSAICPVC; encoded by the coding sequence ATGTCTCGAGCTGGAACTGCCTTGGTGAGTCGGCGGCACGTCGACCTCGGCCGCATGTCCAGCGCCATCTGTCCGGTCTGCTGA
- a CDS encoding GNAT family N-acetyltransferase: MSITVTTWSLEQTSPADLRPAAAPEGDLRIVRAAVPSPEFSRFLYTAVGGDIRWMDRLGMTYAQWEEMLARPGTETWVAYEKGTPAGYVELEAQGEGSVEIVYFGLIPAFRGRRIGGHLLSWGVARAWDLAERWPGLTPTKRVWLHTCSKDGPHAMDNYLRRGFTLFDTRTEEEPEVAAPGPWPGAHV; this comes from the coding sequence ATGAGCATCACTGTGACCACCTGGTCCCTGGAGCAGACCTCGCCGGCAGATCTGCGGCCGGCCGCCGCGCCCGAAGGGGATCTGCGGATCGTACGGGCCGCGGTGCCTTCGCCCGAGTTCAGCCGCTTTCTGTATACGGCCGTCGGCGGTGACATCCGCTGGATGGACCGGCTGGGCATGACGTACGCGCAGTGGGAGGAGATGCTCGCCAGGCCGGGCACCGAGACCTGGGTGGCGTACGAGAAGGGGACGCCGGCGGGCTATGTGGAGCTGGAGGCGCAGGGCGAGGGCTCGGTCGAGATCGTCTACTTCGGGCTGATCCCGGCGTTCCGGGGGCGGCGGATCGGCGGCCATCTCCTCTCCTGGGGTGTCGCGAGGGCCTGGGACCTGGCGGAGCGGTGGCCGGGGCTGACGCCGACGAAGCGGGTCTGGCTGCACACCTGCTCCAAGGACGGCCCGCATGCCATGGACAACTATCTGCGACGCGGCTTCACTCTCTTCGACACCAGGACGGAGGAAGAGCCCGAGGTGGCCGCGCCCGGCCCCTGGCCAGGTGCCCACGTCTGA
- a CDS encoding helix-turn-helix domain-containing protein, with protein sequence MQSTSLDLARLAAMDTAEAARLLKGVRDATLNGRRSQLGPRADINESWQRMLRGGMDPDRDHRAGLLPPEEIERRRLASPLREVLPVLRDGLVSIAEAAQHIMVVADTEGRMLWREGKATVLRKGDSHGFVLGADWSEGLVGTNGIGTPLISRRPLQVHSAEHFVSTHHTWTCAGAPVTDPRDGKLIGVVDISGPLSTMHPATLSLVTSVARLAEAELRNRHFAALDRLRSVASPLLARLTGRALAVDVNGWPAAVTGMPPTGRLSLPKSVVGGRLWLPSLGMCTVEPLPGGWLIRVDERSSAAPPGRVVLDLSRPRQPSVTVAGAAGSWAQELSPRHAELLYMLALHRDGRTAAQLAQALFEDPTRTVTVRAEMSRLRRHLAQVLAHRPYRFVDEVEVELVQPDDPADLLPQSRAPAVVSARRPPD encoded by the coding sequence CAGGCTCGCCGCCATGGACACCGCGGAGGCCGCCAGGTTACTGAAGGGCGTGCGGGACGCCACGCTCAACGGCCGGCGCTCGCAGCTCGGCCCACGGGCGGACATCAACGAGTCGTGGCAGCGGATGCTGCGCGGCGGTATGGATCCCGACCGGGACCACAGGGCCGGGCTGCTGCCGCCGGAGGAGATAGAACGCCGTCGGCTCGCCTCGCCGCTTCGCGAGGTGCTGCCGGTGCTGCGGGACGGCCTGGTGTCGATCGCCGAGGCGGCCCAGCACATCATGGTCGTCGCGGACACCGAGGGACGGATGCTCTGGCGCGAGGGCAAGGCAACAGTGCTGCGCAAGGGCGACTCGCACGGATTCGTCCTCGGCGCCGACTGGAGCGAGGGGCTCGTCGGTACGAACGGTATCGGCACTCCGCTGATCTCCCGGCGGCCGCTCCAGGTGCACTCCGCCGAGCACTTCGTCTCCACCCACCACACCTGGACCTGCGCGGGCGCACCGGTCACCGATCCGCGCGACGGCAAGCTGATCGGCGTCGTCGACATCAGCGGACCCCTGTCCACCATGCATCCGGCGACGCTCTCCCTGGTCACCTCGGTCGCCCGGCTCGCCGAGGCCGAACTGCGCAACCGGCACTTCGCGGCGCTGGACCGGCTACGCAGCGTGGCGTCGCCGCTGCTGGCCCGGCTGACCGGCCGGGCGCTGGCCGTGGACGTCAACGGCTGGCCGGCCGCGGTCACCGGCATGCCGCCCACCGGTCGGCTTTCGCTGCCGAAGTCCGTCGTCGGCGGTCGGCTCTGGCTGCCCTCGCTCGGCATGTGCACGGTCGAGCCGCTGCCCGGCGGCTGGCTGATACGGGTCGACGAGAGGAGCTCCGCGGCGCCGCCGGGCCGGGTGGTGCTGGATCTGAGCAGGCCACGGCAGCCTTCGGTCACCGTCGCGGGGGCCGCCGGCAGCTGGGCGCAGGAGCTCAGCCCGCGCCATGCCGAGCTGCTGTACATGCTGGCGCTGCACCGGGACGGGCGGACCGCGGCGCAGTTGGCGCAGGCGCTCTTCGAGGACCCGACGCGCACGGTGACGGTGCGGGCCGAGATGTCGCGACTGCGGCGGCATCTGGCGCAGGTGCTGGCGCACCGCCCGTACCGCTTCGTCGACGAGGTCGAGGTGGAGCTGGTCCAGCCGGACGATCCGGCCGATCTGCTGCCGCAGTCGAGGGCCCCGGCGGTGGTGAGCGCGCGCCGACCGCCGGACTGA